From a region of the Chlamydiota bacterium genome:
- a CDS encoding cupin domain-containing protein codes for MNISLIKNNWASRGFSCDLWTDPPGQVWENYVHDVDELLMILEGEVELEMQGQKMCPKKKEEILISAHVMHSVRNKGSVASKWLYGYRNK; via the coding sequence GTGAACATCTCTCTCATTAAAAATAATTGGGCAAGCAGAGGATTTAGCTGTGATCTATGGACCGATCCTCCAGGGCAAGTCTGGGAAAACTATGTTCACGACGTGGATGAATTATTGATGATTTTAGAAGGCGAGGTGGAGTTAGAAATGCAGGGCCAGAAAATGTGTCCTAAAAAGAAAGAGGAAATTTTGATTTCTGCTCACGTGATGCATTCCGTGCGCAATAAAGGTTCGGTCGCTTCAAAATGGCTTTATGGCTATCGAAACAAATAG
- a CDS encoding AI-2E family transporter, which translates to MNVRRDQLFRFFFLGVFLFLLYQILNILSPFYTGILGSIVLSLIFFPLHRLNLRMVGKKRINLASFVSTFFVVVLIVLPFIFLSWLLLNEIKTLSPMIKQLGITLEKWRQGEISTDVHWLKIIEDKLKSLLDLTQVDFQKMLAETAGKLVNNLYLLGKKLPRNALALVFNVLVMIFTLFFLFRDGPFLFKKAKDLVPMEPKHKDQIADLLYSTLTAVVRGVFIVAAAQGIAAGIGFRIMGIPAFVVLGFTTMFTAMIPFVGAGAVWIPVCICYFIKGATWQWIFLLIWGSGVVSLVDNFLRPILIGHRIKLPMLFLFFGILGGIKVYGPMGLFLGPLVVALAMTFIKIYGEEYQE; encoded by the coding sequence ATGAATGTCCGACGCGATCAACTTTTTCGATTTTTCTTTCTTGGTGTTTTTCTCTTTCTCCTTTATCAAATCTTAAACATTCTCTCTCCTTTTTATACAGGGATTTTGGGATCCATTGTCTTAAGCCTCATCTTTTTCCCTCTGCATCGCTTGAACTTGAGAATGGTTGGGAAAAAAAGGATTAATCTTGCATCCTTTGTCTCGACATTTTTCGTGGTGGTTCTCATCGTTCTTCCCTTTATCTTCCTTTCTTGGCTTTTGCTCAACGAAATTAAAACACTTTCTCCCATGATTAAGCAATTAGGCATTACGCTCGAGAAATGGCGTCAGGGGGAAATTTCAACCGATGTTCATTGGTTAAAGATAATTGAAGATAAGCTTAAAAGTCTTCTTGATTTAACACAGGTTGATTTTCAAAAAATGCTGGCTGAGACAGCAGGAAAACTTGTGAACAACCTTTATCTTTTAGGAAAGAAACTTCCAAGAAACGCCTTAGCCCTTGTCTTTAATGTTTTGGTCATGATCTTTACTCTCTTTTTCCTTTTTCGAGATGGTCCTTTCCTTTTTAAAAAAGCAAAAGATCTAGTTCCCATGGAACCCAAGCATAAAGACCAAATTGCAGATCTTCTTTATTCGACCCTGACAGCCGTTGTCCGGGGAGTTTTCATTGTGGCTGCAGCCCAGGGAATAGCAGCTGGAATTGGATTTCGCATTATGGGAATCCCTGCCTTTGTTGTTCTGGGATTTACGACCATGTTTACAGCCATGATTCCTTTTGTGGGGGCAGGAGCCGTCTGGATTCCCGTTTGTATTTGTTATTTCATAAAGGGGGCCACCTGGCAATGGATTTTCTTACTCATTTGGGGTTCAGGAGTTGTCAGTTTGGTTGATAATTTCTTAAGACCTATTCTCATTGGACATCGCATTAAACTGCCCATGCTTTTTCTTTTTTTTGGAATTCTAGGAGGAATTAAGGTCTATGGCCCCATGGGTCTTTTTTTAGGTCCCTTGGTTGTTGCTCTTGCAATGACTTTTATCAAAATTTATGGTGAGGAATATCAGGAGTGA
- a CDS encoding diphthine--ammonia ligase, with protein MMSEPVLLCWSGGKDSSLALQACLENSKLNVKALLTTITEGYDRISMHGVRYRLLQEQITSIGLPLEEVRIPIQASNLIYEESMYKILEKYKKMGISKVVFGDLFLQDIRSYREKNLAQLEMTGLFPLWLKDTKRLAHDFIRQGFKAILVCIDPKQMNPSFCGREFDEKLLKDLPSSVDPCGENGEFHTFVYDGPIFQYPLKVKKGEIVERDGFWFCDLL; from the coding sequence ATGATGAGCGAACCTGTTTTGTTATGTTGGAGTGGAGGGAAAGACAGTTCTCTTGCGCTTCAGGCTTGTCTTGAAAACTCAAAGTTAAATGTAAAAGCACTTCTCACCACGATCACAGAGGGCTACGACCGAATCAGCATGCACGGCGTTCGGTACCGCCTTTTACAGGAACAAATCACTTCCATTGGCCTTCCCTTGGAAGAAGTACGCATTCCTATTCAAGCCTCTAACTTAATTTATGAAGAGTCCATGTACAAAATTCTAGAGAAATATAAAAAAATGGGTATTTCAAAAGTTGTTTTTGGAGATTTATTTTTACAAGATATTCGAAGCTACAGAGAAAAGAATCTTGCTCAACTTGAAATGACAGGTCTTTTCCCTCTCTGGCTCAAAGATACGAAAAGACTCGCTCACGATTTTATACGTCAAGGCTTTAAAGCCATCTTAGTCTGTATCGATCCTAAACAAATGAATCCTTCCTTTTGCGGCCGTGAGTTTGATGAAAAACTTCTCAAAGACCTTCCTTCCTCGGTGGATCCCTGTGGTGAAAATGGGGAATTTCATACCTTTGTCTATGACGGTCCTATTTTTCAATATCCCCTTAAGGTCAAAAAAGGAGAAATCGTTGAGCGGGATGGATTTTGGTTTTGCGATCTTTTATAG
- a CDS encoding NTP transferase domain-containing protein — MKALILAAGVGKRLSPFTDHTPKCLIEMGGTTILERMLSCLEKVGIREVFIVVGHLKNKIFEKVGNSLGGLSISYIENDRYHEGGILSLWAARPILEKDDFLIMDADVLFPFPMLEKLIQSPHRNSFLLDENFQDTGEEMKLGIQRGQVCEISKNLSSSYEKVGEGIGFLKVGKENLPSLVSKLDTFYKRGQVTCEYETVLNEWIKSEKVGYTDIHGLPWTEIDFEEDLRKAWLRILPKVEKLEEAKKIKPLNRRLSSPITRFFLKTPLTPNMITLLSFFSGLIGLFFFSRGSYLTSLCGAIFFQLFYILDNCDGEVARAKHLSSRLGGWLDIGCDGIIHTLLFPLWAWGLYRASGQKAMLILGGISFIGVVVTVSIFMLKRIFNSKKIKEDVFKLSVKRMGLLAKVLEYLKQGDFSFLVLIVVFFNFREMFLWASAIGLHLFWIAILVFHLEEAPVG; from the coding sequence ATGAAAGCACTTATTCTTGCTGCTGGCGTCGGCAAAAGACTCTCTCCTTTTACAGATCATACCCCAAAATGCCTCATTGAAATGGGAGGGACAACTATCTTAGAACGAATGCTCTCTTGCTTGGAGAAGGTGGGTATTCGAGAAGTATTCATCGTGGTCGGTCATTTAAAAAATAAGATTTTTGAAAAAGTAGGGAATTCTTTGGGTGGGCTTTCCATTTCTTACATCGAAAATGATCGCTATCATGAAGGAGGCATTCTCTCCCTTTGGGCGGCTCGTCCTATTTTGGAGAAAGATGATTTTCTGATCATGGATGCGGACGTTCTTTTTCCATTCCCCATGCTTGAAAAATTGATCCAATCCCCGCATCGAAATTCTTTTTTGCTAGACGAGAATTTTCAAGACACCGGGGAAGAAATGAAGTTGGGAATCCAACGTGGCCAAGTGTGCGAAATTTCAAAGAACTTGTCCTCTTCCTATGAAAAAGTTGGAGAAGGCATCGGCTTTTTGAAAGTGGGCAAAGAAAATTTGCCTTCTTTAGTTTCCAAGCTGGATACATTTTACAAACGAGGGCAGGTGACTTGTGAATATGAGACCGTTTTGAATGAATGGATTAAATCTGAAAAAGTGGGATACACAGATATTCATGGACTTCCCTGGACCGAGATTGATTTTGAGGAGGATTTAAGAAAGGCCTGGTTGAGGATTCTGCCCAAAGTTGAGAAACTCGAGGAGGCAAAAAAAATTAAACCTCTTAACCGGCGTCTCTCAAGTCCCATCACCCGATTTTTTCTTAAAACACCGCTTACGCCCAATATGATTACTTTACTCAGTTTCTTTTCTGGACTGATCGGTTTGTTTTTCTTTTCAAGAGGGTCTTATCTCACAAGCTTATGCGGAGCCATTTTTTTCCAACTGTTTTACATTCTTGATAATTGTGATGGCGAGGTGGCTCGGGCAAAACATCTTTCTAGTCGACTGGGCGGCTGGCTGGATATTGGCTGTGATGGAATCATTCATACCCTTTTATTTCCATTATGGGCGTGGGGACTTTATCGAGCCAGTGGACAAAAAGCAATGCTCATTTTGGGTGGAATTTCTTTTATTGGCGTGGTGGTCACCGTTTCTATTTTCATGCTGAAAAGGATTTTTAATTCCAAAAAAATCAAGGAAGATGTTTTCAAACTCTCCGTCAAAAGAATGGGACTTCTTGCAAAAGTTTTAGAATACCTGAAGCAAGGGGATTTTTCATTTTTAGTTTTAATCGTTGTTTTTTTTAACTTCCGAGAGATGTTCTTATGGGCCTCGGCCATTGGCCTTCATCTCTTCTGGATTGCTATTTTGGTTTTTCATTTAGAGGAAGCGCCGGTAGGGTAA
- a CDS encoding alanine--glyoxylate aminotransferase family protein, with product MSSSGNSKKLPEKYILLNPGPVNTSKKVKQSLLRGDLCHREKEFSNLLLKVRQNLLKAFGLKNYFPIFLSGSGTLALETALVSTLDPKRKVLVLSNGVYGDRIEKIISLHGFRKEIIKVHLGEPLPLDRINQLLLSDSEIESVAMVHHETSTGMLNPLRKIAQLKGMKGKRLIVDAISSLGGEEISWGEIPIHVCVGTANKCIQGLPGVSFVLLREGELEKMHSFPPRSLYLDLKTYWKEQESGGVPFTPAVQTFYALDTALEELIEEGVKNRIQRYQQYSARFRQGFENLGLEYLIDPKYHSGTLTALKLPAGVSYDALHDQLKAQGFVIYAGQGDLKTKIFRVANMGNLKLKDIDRFLKCLEKIIK from the coding sequence ATGAGTTCAAGTGGAAATTCAAAAAAGCTGCCTGAAAAATATATTCTCCTTAATCCAGGCCCTGTCAATACCTCAAAAAAGGTGAAGCAATCTCTTCTCCGAGGGGATCTTTGTCACCGGGAAAAGGAGTTTTCCAACCTCCTCTTAAAAGTGAGACAAAATTTGCTTAAGGCCTTTGGCTTAAAAAATTATTTTCCTATCTTTCTCTCCGGCTCTGGAACCCTGGCCCTGGAAACTGCTTTGGTCTCCACGCTCGATCCCAAAAGAAAAGTACTTGTCCTTTCGAATGGAGTGTACGGGGACCGAATTGAAAAAATTATTTCACTTCATGGATTTCGCAAAGAAATTATAAAGGTTCATTTGGGTGAGCCCCTTCCTTTAGATAGAATAAATCAACTTCTTCTTTCGGATTCTGAAATTGAATCAGTAGCCATGGTTCATCACGAAACCTCGACAGGGATGTTGAACCCCCTTCGGAAAATTGCCCAACTCAAAGGAATGAAGGGAAAAAGACTGATTGTAGATGCCATCAGCAGCCTCGGCGGAGAAGAAATTTCTTGGGGAGAAATCCCCATTCATGTTTGCGTTGGAACCGCCAATAAGTGCATTCAGGGATTACCCGGAGTTTCCTTTGTTCTTCTTCGCGAAGGGGAGTTAGAAAAAATGCATTCTTTTCCCCCTCGCTCTCTTTACCTTGATCTTAAAACCTATTGGAAAGAACAGGAGTCTGGAGGAGTTCCCTTTACCCCTGCTGTTCAAACTTTTTATGCCTTGGATACCGCCTTGGAGGAACTCATTGAGGAAGGGGTTAAAAATAGAATTCAAAGATATCAACAATACTCAGCGAGATTTCGCCAAGGATTTGAAAATTTAGGACTCGAATATCTCATTGATCCCAAATATCATTCAGGGACTTTGACAGCCCTGAAATTACCTGCAGGCGTTTCTTATGACGCTTTACATGATCAATTAAAGGCGCAAGGATTCGTGATTTATGCAGGACAGGGGGATCTCAAAACAAAAATTTTTCGTGTCGCGAATATGGGAAATTTGAAGTTGAAAGACATTGACCGATTTTTAAAATGTTTGGAAAAAATAATAAAATGA
- a CDS encoding glycoside hydrolase family 15 protein, which translates to ILASNDTDIMDFSRDTYSYMWPRDGALVAASFIKAGYSEISRRFFNFCSQIVDPGGYFLHKFTPDGSVGSTWHPWWKNNEPELPIQEDETALVLWALWKHFDRFHDVEFIKPLYRDLIILSAEFMVNYRDEKTKLPKPSYDLWEEERGVHTFTVSTVFAGLKAAANFAEAFGEKNLSLKYRQATEEIKKSMKLYLFNPSLNRFAKTAQMDSNGKYTLEMKLDASLFALWFFEVFEPNDPMVRSTLQAVHSQLKVKTNVGGVARYENDAYHKTVFDYVERAKIFRRKFEQKSSR; encoded by the coding sequence ATTCTGGCCTCCAACGATACAGATATTATGGATTTTTCACGCGATACCTATTCTTACATGTGGCCCAGGGATGGGGCTCTGGTCGCAGCCTCTTTCATCAAGGCAGGTTATTCAGAAATCTCCCGCCGCTTTTTTAATTTTTGCAGCCAAATTGTGGATCCCGGCGGATATTTTCTTCATAAATTTACGCCCGATGGATCGGTCGGAAGCACGTGGCATCCCTGGTGGAAAAACAATGAACCTGAACTCCCGATTCAGGAAGATGAAACCGCCCTCGTGTTGTGGGCCCTCTGGAAACATTTTGATCGTTTTCATGATGTGGAATTTATTAAACCGCTTTACCGCGATTTAATTATTCTCTCGGCAGAATTTATGGTGAACTATCGGGACGAAAAAACCAAGCTTCCAAAACCCTCTTATGATTTATGGGAAGAGGAGCGGGGCGTCCACACCTTTACCGTCTCGACTGTTTTTGCAGGATTAAAGGCAGCGGCCAACTTTGCTGAAGCCTTCGGGGAAAAAAATCTTTCTCTCAAATACCGTCAAGCCACTGAAGAAATCAAAAAATCGATGAAGCTCTATTTATTTAATCCCAGTCTAAACCGATTTGCAAAAACGGCCCAGATGGACTCTAATGGAAAATACACACTCGAAATGAAGCTCGATGCGAGTCTCTTTGCCTTGTGGTTCTTCGAAGTCTTTGAACCCAACGATCCCATGGTTCGGTCTACCCTACAAGCCGTTCACAGCCAGCTCAAGGTAAAAACGAATGTAGGAGGCGTGGCTCGTTACGAAAACGACGCGTATCACAAAACGGTATTTGATTACGTTGAACGTGCAAAAATATTCAGGCGTAAATTCGAGCAAAAATCTTCCAGATGA
- a CDS encoding polymer-forming cytoskeletal protein, with amino-acid sequence MNPQNQENLLNAEVEIKGTLKFSNALRLDGKIEGQIISEGRFTLGSTGEVKGDVQVENAVIEGKIQGNVIATDKVELKAQAQLFGDIRASRLVIEEGVIFCGKSEVNPDGKRMADVVSKLGKQTLHSELVERK; translated from the coding sequence ATGAATCCTCAAAATCAAGAAAATCTTCTCAATGCGGAAGTGGAAATTAAAGGAACCTTGAAGTTTTCAAATGCTTTAAGATTGGATGGAAAAATTGAAGGACAAATCATTTCTGAAGGTCGGTTTACTTTAGGTTCTACCGGGGAAGTCAAAGGAGACGTTCAGGTCGAAAACGCGGTGATTGAAGGGAAGATTCAAGGCAATGTCATTGCGACGGATAAAGTTGAGCTGAAGGCCCAGGCCCAGCTTTTTGGAGATATCCGAGCCTCACGTTTGGTGATTGAAGAGGGGGTTATCTTTTGTGGAAAATCTGAAGTGAATCCAGATGGGAAGAGAATGGCGGATGTGGTTTCAAAACTCGGGAAACAAACGCTTCACAGTGAATTGGTAGAACGAAAATAA
- a CDS encoding flippase-like domain-containing protein: MKLRQKLLLALGVSLFVYFTTRAGWHAILNEICKLKWNFIPLLTVYGFVNCWDTLGWRFAFHPRVCCVNFFRLFWIRIAGEAVNNTTPTGYVGGEPVKAMLLKPYGISMTESMSSLVIAKTTMALSQLLFVVIGLVFAYNRLDISNALRGVVLACFGLLIILVFLFLFLQSRGLFSGSAKFFIHLKIGRTFLTNIMHKIVEMESLMMTFYKEYKIRFLISFFFHFLGWLAGIFEIFLIVHWLKLPLDLGDALMIEALHQLIRGLAFMVPANLGTQEGGNLFIFTSLGFGGALGLSVSLIRRVRELFWSGLGWVIIMNSKVNAGKKQ; this comes from the coding sequence ATGAAACTACGTCAAAAATTACTCCTGGCTTTAGGTGTTTCCTTATTTGTCTATTTTACGACTCGTGCGGGCTGGCACGCTATTTTGAATGAAATCTGTAAACTGAAATGGAACTTTATTCCTCTTCTAACCGTTTACGGTTTTGTCAACTGCTGGGATACCTTAGGCTGGAGATTTGCCTTTCATCCACGGGTTTGCTGCGTCAATTTTTTTAGGCTTTTTTGGATTCGGATCGCAGGTGAGGCTGTGAACAATACCACTCCCACGGGTTATGTAGGGGGAGAGCCTGTTAAAGCCATGCTTTTGAAACCCTACGGAATTTCAATGACTGAAAGTATGAGCTCTCTGGTGATCGCCAAAACCACCATGGCCCTTTCTCAACTTCTCTTTGTAGTGATCGGCCTTGTTTTTGCTTATAACCGACTTGATATTTCGAATGCCTTAAGAGGCGTTGTGCTGGCTTGCTTTGGACTTTTGATTATTCTTGTCTTTCTATTTCTTTTCTTACAAAGCCGCGGACTTTTTTCAGGATCGGCGAAATTTTTTATTCATTTAAAGATTGGTCGAACTTTTCTTACAAACATCATGCATAAAATCGTAGAGATGGAATCCCTCATGATGACTTTTTATAAGGAATATAAAATCCGCTTCTTGATTTCCTTTTTCTTTCATTTCTTAGGATGGCTTGCAGGTATTTTTGAAATCTTTCTGATTGTTCATTGGCTGAAACTTCCTTTAGACCTTGGGGATGCCCTGATGATTGAGGCCTTGCATCAATTGATTCGAGGGCTTGCCTTCATGGTTCCTGCAAATTTGGGAACTCAAGAAGGCGGAAATTTATTTATTTTTACCTCATTAGGATTTGGAGGGGCGTTGGGGCTTTCGGTCAGTTTAATCAGACGCGTTCGTGAACTGTTCTGGTCAGGCCTTGGATGGGTCATTATTATGAATTCAAAAGTAAACGCGGGGAAAAAACAGTAA
- a CDS encoding sulfopyruvate decarboxylase subunit beta, giving the protein MKRIEAIQHISNLLTDQLVIHANGHICRESFSVKDRPENFYMMGSMGLAPAIALGVALSHPERKVVVYDGDGSVLMSMGNLAMTGSLKPKNLIHIVFDNETYGSTGEQPTLSKFIPLEKIALDCGFRISEKVDWNESLTPKLNKVLKEEGPSFLLIKVQSSDGELCSRVKLTPEEITNRFRSLM; this is encoded by the coding sequence ATGAAGCGAATAGAAGCCATTCAACATATCTCAAATCTTCTCACAGATCAGTTGGTGATTCATGCCAACGGTCATATTTGCCGGGAATCATTTTCCGTAAAAGATCGCCCTGAAAATTTTTACATGATGGGTTCCATGGGGCTTGCCCCTGCGATTGCTTTGGGAGTAGCTCTCTCCCATCCTGAAAGAAAAGTCGTGGTTTATGATGGAGATGGAAGTGTTCTCATGAGCATGGGAAATCTTGCCATGACTGGAAGTCTTAAACCTAAAAATTTGATTCATATTGTTTTTGATAATGAAACTTATGGGTCAACAGGGGAGCAACCCACTCTTTCTAAATTTATTCCTCTTGAAAAAATTGCCTTAGATTGCGGGTTTCGCATTTCAGAAAAAGTAGATTGGAATGAATCCCTCACTCCTAAATTAAATAAAGTTCTGAAAGAAGAAGGACCTTCTTTCCTGTTGATTAAAGTCCAGTCCAGTGATGGAGAGCTCTGCTCTCGAGTGAAACTGACTCCTGAAGAAATCACAAATCGATTCAGGTCCTTGATGTAG
- the tpx gene encoding thiol peroxidase, translating to MAQERKGAVTFKGNPLTLIGPELKIGDSAPDFQLLANDLSTVTLASSKGKTRLFNVVPSLDTPVCDLQTKRFNEESAKFPSDIQVLTVSCDLPFAQARWCGQAKADRIKFLSDHRDLSFGQAYGVLIKELRLLSRAIVVVDARDKISYIEVVKEVTHPPNYELALASLKQKVS from the coding sequence ATGGCTCAAGAACGCAAAGGGGCGGTGACCTTTAAAGGAAACCCCCTCACCCTCATCGGTCCAGAACTGAAAATAGGGGATTCGGCTCCAGACTTTCAATTATTGGCCAATGATCTTTCCACGGTTACCTTAGCGAGCTCAAAAGGTAAAACGAGACTCTTTAATGTAGTCCCTTCTTTGGATACACCCGTGTGCGATTTACAAACCAAACGGTTTAATGAGGAATCGGCTAAGTTTCCTTCAGACATTCAAGTTTTAACAGTCAGCTGTGATCTTCCCTTTGCTCAAGCCCGATGGTGCGGACAAGCTAAGGCAGATCGAATCAAGTTTTTGTCTGATCACCGAGATCTCTCTTTTGGTCAGGCCTACGGAGTTTTGATTAAGGAATTACGTCTCCTTTCCAGGGCCATTGTTGTTGTTGATGCAAGAGATAAAATCTCATACATCGAGGTGGTAAAAGAAGTGACCCACCCTCCCAATTACGAATTGGCTCTTGCTTCACTCAAACAAAAGGTTTCATAA
- a CDS encoding DUF4160 domain-containing protein produces MGRIKRGGYIFEFWIGDHFPRHVHVFKNGKFLARVELDVHLTLMEGRITRQIRKILVALMKEEAFG; encoded by the coding sequence ATGGGGAGGATTAAGCGGGGTGGTTATATTTTTGAATTTTGGATCGGTGATCATTTCCCCCGTCACGTACATGTTTTTAAAAATGGAAAGTTTCTTGCGAGGGTGGAACTAGACGTTCACCTGACTTTAATGGAAGGAAGAATCACTCGACAGATTCGAAAAATTCTGGTGGCCTTGATGAAGGAGGAGGCTTTCGGATGA
- a CDS encoding isocitrate lyase/phosphoenolpyruvate mutase family protein yields MNKPSLLRNLFNRPSPILAVGAHDALSAKLIEEAGFDAIWAGGFGISAAQKCLPDANFLTMTENLEVAKNINEAVLLPVIADCDNGYGNALNVMRTVIEYEKIGIAGISIEDNIFPKQCSFYPGFRRELVSVEEMEGKIRAGQSAKKNPDFLFIARIEALIAGWGMEEALRRGEAYAKAGADAILIHSKSKLPDEVIQFAKAWKLKVPLVVVPTIFDSISAESLGEHGFKVVIFANQLIRSAIRSMKEMLKELKEKGYSGAVQSHLIPLEEVYRLVGVQEMKEAEDQYLPIGGEKTRAIIVSAGFEKDLMPLIEDRPKSMLEIKGKTILERQVEVLNSCNIKDIVVVRGYQSEKIRLPNLRYYENPHYEENYILSSFFCAEPEIEGRVIFLYGDILFEKTVLEKLLQSPEDISLVVDRAWYDAHRDGKIPLGIEREVVMMKEPPPTAYRYLSSGAHQSIVKIGEKLDRNLAHGEFIGMAMFSPKGTEILRKEYEHLKHAPNGNFHEAISLQKASLTDMIQEMIERGHCVHAVDIYKGWMEIDTFEDYQRAWATLK; encoded by the coding sequence ATGAATAAGCCTTCGCTCTTAAGAAATCTTTTTAATCGTCCTAGCCCTATTTTAGCGGTAGGTGCACATGATGCCCTGAGCGCCAAATTGATTGAAGAAGCCGGCTTTGATGCTATTTGGGCAGGAGGTTTTGGAATTTCTGCTGCTCAAAAGTGTCTGCCCGATGCCAATTTTCTGACAATGACGGAAAACCTCGAAGTTGCCAAGAATATCAATGAAGCGGTCCTGCTTCCTGTGATTGCGGATTGTGACAATGGCTATGGAAATGCGCTCAATGTCATGAGAACGGTCATCGAATATGAGAAGATAGGGATCGCAGGGATTTCCATTGAAGACAATATCTTCCCAAAACAGTGCAGTTTTTATCCTGGCTTTCGTCGTGAGCTGGTTTCCGTTGAGGAAATGGAAGGTAAAATTCGAGCCGGTCAATCGGCAAAAAAAAATCCTGACTTTTTATTCATTGCCCGGATCGAGGCTTTGATTGCGGGATGGGGGATGGAGGAAGCCCTTCGGCGAGGCGAGGCTTATGCAAAAGCGGGTGCGGATGCCATTCTCATTCATTCCAAATCTAAACTCCCAGATGAAGTGATTCAATTTGCAAAAGCATGGAAATTAAAAGTCCCTCTGGTTGTTGTCCCCACTATTTTTGACTCCATTTCTGCTGAGTCTTTAGGTGAGCACGGTTTTAAAGTGGTCATTTTTGCAAATCAACTCATTCGTTCAGCCATTCGGTCCATGAAGGAAATGCTGAAGGAACTTAAAGAAAAAGGTTATTCGGGCGCCGTTCAATCTCATTTGATCCCTCTTGAGGAAGTATACCGATTGGTGGGCGTTCAAGAAATGAAAGAGGCGGAAGACCAATATCTTCCTATTGGGGGTGAAAAAACTCGAGCGATTATTGTGAGTGCGGGTTTTGAAAAAGATCTTATGCCCCTCATTGAAGATCGACCCAAGAGTATGCTTGAGATTAAAGGGAAAACCATTTTAGAACGTCAAGTAGAGGTTTTGAATTCTTGCAACATTAAAGATATTGTTGTTGTCAGAGGTTATCAATCTGAAAAAATACGACTTCCCAATTTGCGTTATTATGAGAATCCGCATTATGAAGAAAATTATATTTTATCTTCCTTTTTTTGTGCTGAACCTGAAATCGAGGGACGCGTCATTTTCCTTTACGGAGATATTCTGTTTGAGAAAACCGTGCTCGAAAAATTGCTCCAATCGCCAGAAGACATTTCTTTGGTGGTGGACCGTGCTTGGTATGATGCCCATCGGGATGGGAAAATTCCATTGGGAATAGAGCGAGAAGTGGTGATGATGAAAGAACCTCCTCCAACAGCTTATCGTTATCTCTCATCAGGGGCCCATCAGTCTATTGTCAAAATTGGCGAAAAATTAGATCGCAATCTTGCCCACGGTGAATTTATAGGAATGGCCATGTTTTCTCCCAAAGGAACCGAAATTCTGCGCAAAGAATATGAGCATTTAAAGCATGCTCCCAACGGAAATTTCCACGAGGCCATTTCCCTTCAAAAAGCCTCATTGACAGACATGATTCAAGAAATGATTGAACGGGGTCACTGTGTCCATGCAGTGGATATTTATAAAGGTTGGATGGAGATAGATACCTTCGAAGACTATCAGCGAGCGTGGGCGACACTGAAATAA
- a CDS encoding sulfopyruvate decarboxylase subunit alpha, producing the protein MIDLKCSKLAHDFWQKLKIKGFNFFTGVPCSFLEDLIRCISTHEDYLPAVREDSAMGVAVGAYLGGKKPVLLMQNSGLGVSYNALTSLNLIYKLPVLMLISLRGYQIKDAPEHWVMGEITPHLLDTIKIPYRIPSPESLGEDLKFCIDEMNRGQIPAALLMRKGIFGGQ; encoded by the coding sequence ATGATTGATTTAAAATGCTCTAAACTTGCGCATGATTTTTGGCAAAAACTTAAAATAAAGGGTTTTAATTTTTTCACGGGTGTCCCTTGCAGCTTTCTTGAAGATTTAATTAGGTGCATCAGCACTCATGAGGATTATTTACCCGCTGTAAGAGAAGATTCTGCCATGGGAGTGGCCGTTGGAGCATATCTCGGAGGGAAGAAACCCGTTCTTCTTATGCAAAATTCTGGGCTGGGAGTTTCTTACAATGCGCTGACTTCCCTCAACCTCATTTATAAACTCCCCGTTCTAATGCTGATTTCTTTGAGAGGCTATCAGATCAAAGATGCTCCAGAACATTGGGTCATGGGAGAGATCACCCCTCATCTCTTAGATACGATTAAGATTCCTTATCGTATTCCATCACCCGAAAGCTTAGGAGAAGATTTAAAATTCTGCATTGATGAAATGAATCGTGGGCAAATCCCTGCCGCTCTTTTAATGAGAAAAGGAATTTTCGGCGGACAGTGA